The proteins below are encoded in one region of Corynebacterium sphenisci DSM 44792:
- a CDS encoding bifunctional methylenetetrahydrofolate dehydrogenase/methenyltetrahydrofolate cyclohydrolase codes for MTATKLDGNLYRGEIFEDLAARVAKLAEAGVTPGLATVLVGDDPGSHSYVKMKHRDCEQVGIRSIRRDLPAETTQEELEQVIAELNADPGCTGYIVQLPLPGHLDENRILGLIDPDKDADGLHPVNLGKLVLNEPAPLPCTPNGCIHLLRRYGVELAGAKVCVIGRGVTVGRPIGLMLTRRSENATVTLCHTGTRDLAAETRAADVVIAAAGVPHMLTPDMVKEGAAVLDVGVSRVEGKLAGDVHPGVWEVAGHVSPNPGGVGPLTRAFLVRNVVERAERLAGI; via the coding sequence ATGACCGCGACGAAGCTGGACGGCAACCTGTACCGAGGCGAGATCTTCGAGGATCTCGCCGCCCGCGTGGCGAAGCTGGCCGAGGCGGGGGTGACCCCGGGCCTGGCCACCGTGCTGGTCGGCGATGACCCGGGCAGCCACTCCTACGTGAAGATGAAGCACCGCGACTGCGAGCAGGTCGGCATCCGCTCCATCCGCCGGGACCTGCCGGCGGAGACCACCCAGGAGGAGCTGGAGCAGGTCATCGCCGAGCTCAACGCGGATCCGGGGTGCACCGGCTACATCGTGCAGCTGCCGCTGCCCGGCCACCTCGACGAGAACCGGATCCTGGGCCTCATCGACCCGGACAAGGACGCCGACGGCCTGCACCCGGTGAACCTGGGCAAGCTGGTGCTCAACGAGCCCGCCCCGCTGCCGTGCACCCCGAACGGGTGCATCCACCTGCTGCGCCGCTACGGGGTGGAGCTGGCCGGGGCGAAGGTGTGCGTGATCGGCCGCGGGGTCACCGTGGGCCGCCCGATCGGGCTGATGCTCACCCGGCGCAGCGAGAACGCCACGGTCACCCTCTGCCACACCGGCACCCGGGACCTGGCCGCGGAGACCCGCGCCGCGGATGTCGTGATCGCGGCGGCGGGGGTGCCGCATATGCTCACCCCGGACATGGTCAAGGAGGGCGCGGCGGTGCTCGACGTGGGCGTCTCCCGGGTCGAGGGCAAGCTCGCCGGGGACGTGCACCCCGGGGTGTGGGAGGTCGCCGGGCACGTGTCCCCGAACCCGGGCGGGGTGGGCCCGCTGACCCGGGCCTTCCTGGTGCGCAACGTCGTCGAGCGCGCCGAACGGCTCGCCGGGATCTGA
- a CDS encoding DUF3017 domain-containing protein yields MREIARRADPGELPDPLANPHSPPRARGAHWDRRIQLALIGLLCAGFGAFGVFLGLERWRRATFTLGLTMMYLALLRQYLPDSMIGVFSVRSRTFDLVFGLFLGGSMVFLAASVDALGS; encoded by the coding sequence ATGAGGGAGATCGCCCGCCGCGCGGACCCGGGGGAGCTGCCGGACCCGCTGGCCAACCCGCACAGCCCCCCGCGCGCCCGCGGCGCGCACTGGGACCGGCGGATCCAGCTGGCGCTGATCGGCCTGCTCTGCGCCGGCTTCGGCGCCTTCGGGGTGTTCCTCGGCCTGGAGCGCTGGCGGCGGGCCACCTTCACCCTCGGGCTGACCATGATGTACTTGGCGCTGCTGCGCCAGTACCTGCCGGATTCCATGATCGGGGTGTTCTCGGTGCGCTCGCGCACCTTCGACCTGGTCTTCGGGCTCTTCCTCGGCGGGTCGATGGTCTTCCTCGCCGCCAGCGTGGACGCCCTGGGCAGCTAG
- the metX gene encoding homoserine O-acetyltransferase MetX, translated as MHPAQLPPEGRPGSVAVGDVVTEAGAVIADVTVAFERWGRLNAERDNVILLEHALTGDAHACGPAGEDHPTPGWWNGMIGSGRALDTDRYCIICTNVIGGCRGTTGPGSPHPDGGAWGSRFPAISVRDTVTVERAALRALGVTRLAAVIGGSLGGARALEWSLMHPEEVDRALVLCVGARASAWQIGIQSAQIQFIESDPDWLGGDYHGTGRTPDRGLGFARRVAHLTYRGELELDDRFGAAAQPGEDPLGPMRTADRFQVESYLDHQADKLAARFDAGSYVTLTDTLNRHDIGRGRGGLNDALAASTVPTMVAGVDTDILYPFHQQEHLARNLGNCLGLRRIDSPTGHDGFLTEFDQVEDIVLEFLDAGR; from the coding sequence CGCTGGGGCCGGCTCAACGCGGAACGGGACAACGTGATCCTGCTGGAGCACGCCCTCACCGGGGACGCGCACGCCTGCGGCCCGGCCGGGGAGGATCACCCCACCCCCGGCTGGTGGAACGGCATGATCGGCTCCGGCCGGGCCCTGGACACCGACCGGTACTGCATCATCTGCACCAACGTGATCGGCGGCTGCCGGGGCACCACCGGGCCCGGCTCCCCGCACCCCGACGGCGGCGCCTGGGGCTCCCGCTTCCCGGCGATCTCGGTGCGCGACACGGTCACCGTGGAGCGCGCCGCGCTGCGCGCCCTGGGCGTGACCCGGCTGGCGGCGGTGATCGGCGGCTCCCTCGGCGGGGCCCGGGCCCTGGAATGGTCCCTGATGCACCCCGAGGAGGTGGACCGGGCCCTGGTGCTGTGCGTCGGCGCCCGGGCCAGCGCCTGGCAGATCGGCATCCAGTCCGCCCAGATCCAGTTCATCGAATCCGACCCGGACTGGCTGGGCGGGGACTACCACGGCACCGGGCGCACCCCGGACCGGGGCCTGGGCTTCGCCCGCCGGGTGGCCCACCTGACCTACCGGGGCGAACTCGAGCTCGACGACCGCTTCGGCGCCGCCGCCCAGCCCGGGGAGGACCCGCTGGGCCCGATGCGCACCGCGGACCGCTTCCAGGTGGAGAGCTACCTCGACCACCAGGCGGACAAGCTCGCCGCCCGCTTCGACGCGGGCAGCTACGTCACCCTCACCGACACCCTGAACCGGCACGACATCGGCCGCGGCCGCGGCGGGCTGAACGACGCCCTGGCCGCCTCCACGGTGCCCACCATGGTCGCCGGGGTGGACACCGACATCCTCTACCCCTTCCACCAGCAGGAGCACCTGGCCCGCAACCTGGGCAACTGCCTGGGGCTGCGCCGGATCGACTCGCCCACCGGCCATGACGGCTTCCTCACCGAATTCGACCAGGTGGAGGACATCGTGCTGGAGTTCCTCGACGCCGGGCGATGA